One genomic window of Polyangium aurulentum includes the following:
- a CDS encoding right-handed parallel beta-helix repeat-containing protein, translating to MTNARWLTGVALLGFLAACGDDGSTNDGSGGENPFAECTNVAYPSAPEGLSEVVYVSACGSVSGDGSRERPFSRIQEAIDRVLEGGAVLVAAGEYAENLEIHKPVAVLGIEASTPAEQAGIILQAPAPNAILVNGAIGVVLRGFHVKSPVGAGLRVDAGAEATLEGSWIEGAMADAGKEGHGVVATNDASIILQRGDISGAAGVGVLIDGAKGRITDTTVRESKGAAGIRIERATGEVRVEASHVRENASAGIAVLSSRAIILQSEVMNTIGDGTGSSADGIFVAELEEDGASLGPAEATIEANTIEGNDRTGILFSGNTKGIILQNHIRQNADHATLGAGVWLQAGAGNEQPIELKENTISGNRFLGVGVSGSKAIILQSNAISDTALGDWTDSSVTVPIGEGVGVLKGGFVRIEGNTISSSAQRGILLDEPDASSVIKGNTFAANGDKAIILQSTTNVEFTDNDFSQNPAGGFQYVSIFNKSLDVPKEDLSLSN from the coding sequence ATGACGAACGCACGATGGCTCACGGGTGTGGCGCTGCTCGGCTTTCTGGCGGCTTGCGGCGATGACGGTTCAACCAATGATGGATCCGGTGGCGAGAACCCATTCGCGGAGTGCACGAACGTCGCCTATCCTTCCGCCCCGGAGGGACTTTCGGAGGTCGTTTACGTGAGCGCCTGCGGGAGCGTGTCGGGGGATGGCTCGCGCGAGCGGCCTTTCTCGCGGATTCAGGAGGCCATCGACAGGGTGCTCGAAGGGGGCGCCGTGCTGGTCGCCGCCGGCGAGTACGCCGAGAATCTCGAGATCCACAAGCCGGTCGCCGTCCTCGGCATCGAGGCGTCGACGCCGGCCGAGCAGGCGGGCATCATCCTGCAAGCGCCGGCCCCGAACGCGATCCTCGTCAATGGCGCAATCGGGGTGGTCCTGCGGGGATTCCACGTGAAGAGCCCCGTGGGCGCGGGCCTGCGCGTCGACGCGGGCGCCGAGGCGACGCTCGAGGGCTCGTGGATCGAGGGCGCGATGGCAGACGCCGGGAAAGAAGGCCATGGCGTCGTGGCGACGAACGACGCGTCGATCATCCTCCAGCGCGGCGACATCTCGGGCGCCGCGGGCGTGGGCGTGCTCATCGACGGGGCGAAAGGGCGCATCACGGACACCACGGTGCGCGAGAGCAAGGGCGCGGCCGGGATCCGCATCGAGCGCGCCACGGGCGAGGTCCGCGTCGAGGCGAGCCACGTGCGCGAGAATGCGAGCGCCGGGATTGCGGTGCTGAGCTCGCGGGCGATCATCCTCCAGAGCGAGGTGATGAACACGATCGGCGACGGCACGGGGAGCAGCGCCGACGGGATCTTCGTGGCGGAGCTCGAAGAGGACGGCGCGTCACTCGGCCCCGCCGAGGCGACGATCGAAGCGAATACGATCGAGGGCAACGACCGCACTGGCATCCTCTTTTCGGGCAACACGAAGGGTATCATCCTGCAGAACCACATCCGCCAGAACGCAGACCACGCCACGCTCGGCGCGGGCGTCTGGCTTCAAGCGGGCGCAGGAAACGAGCAGCCGATCGAGCTGAAAGAAAACACCATCTCCGGGAATCGTTTCCTCGGCGTCGGCGTATCCGGCAGCAAGGCGATCATCCTGCAGAGCAATGCCATCAGCGACACGGCGCTGGGCGATTGGACGGACAGCAGCGTGACGGTCCCGATCGGCGAGGGGGTCGGCGTGCTCAAGGGCGGCTTCGTGCGCATCGAGGGCAACACGATCAGCAGCAGCGCCCAGCGGGGAATCCTCCTCGACGAGCCCGATGCGAGCAGCGTGATCAAGGGCAACACGTTCGCGGCGAACGGGGACAAGGCGATCATCCTCCAGAGCACCACCAACGTCGAGTTCACCGACAACGACTTCAGCCAGAACCCGGCCGGTGGCTTCCAGTACGTGTCGATCTTCAACAAGAGCCTCGACGTCCCCAAGGAAGACCTGTCCCTGTCGAATTGA
- a CDS encoding right-handed parallel beta-helix repeat-containing protein, whose amino-acid sequence MTIARSLFIVGGLGLALSACSVDEPFDPSCTSVGYPTGPEDAKGIVHVSATSGSATGDGSEQRPFASIQQGIDAAPAGGAVLVMPGTYKENLRIDKPVQVLGTEASCPSSTANIILQSTEPRAIEIKGANGVVLRGLHIEKPLGAGIVVSGGEARVESSIIEGAVANGEEGFGLLATDDASIILQNNAISGSALGGVVVRGAKGIILQSEILDGKGQGGIVLERASGPVTIEKTLVARNQQAGIAVLSSKAIILQSEVMDTIGTGGSSRAEGIVVAELVEGGVSMGTADAQIEGNTISGNDRTGVVFAGNTRGIILQNNLVGNGDNTAFGAGIWLQGGAGADSGGIRIEGNTLGENHFVGIGVTSGSRAIILQKNNISGTLGDTWMNEAGIAVSLGDGIGVFKDARVEITGNDIERNARAGIVLDAASAESVVRENMLTENGIILQNMPDIDLSTNHVDEVEGPVIMDHPLMAVATPQGDMAF is encoded by the coding sequence ATGACCATTGCACGTTCTTTGTTCATCGTCGGCGGCCTGGGCCTGGCTCTGTCAGCGTGCAGCGTCGACGAGCCGTTCGATCCTTCCTGCACGAGCGTCGGCTATCCGACGGGGCCCGAGGACGCGAAGGGGATCGTTCACGTGTCCGCGACCTCGGGGTCGGCGACGGGCGACGGATCCGAGCAGCGCCCGTTCGCGAGCATCCAGCAGGGCATCGACGCGGCGCCCGCGGGCGGCGCGGTCCTGGTCATGCCCGGGACCTACAAGGAAAACCTGCGCATCGACAAACCCGTCCAGGTGCTCGGCACCGAGGCGAGCTGTCCGAGCAGCACGGCGAACATCATCCTGCAATCGACCGAGCCGCGCGCGATCGAGATCAAGGGCGCGAACGGCGTGGTCTTGCGCGGGTTACACATCGAAAAACCCCTGGGCGCGGGCATCGTGGTGTCGGGCGGCGAGGCGCGCGTCGAGAGCTCGATCATCGAGGGCGCCGTCGCCAATGGCGAGGAGGGATTCGGCCTGCTCGCGACCGACGACGCCAGCATCATCCTGCAAAACAATGCGATCTCGGGCTCGGCGCTCGGGGGCGTGGTCGTGCGCGGCGCGAAGGGCATCATCTTGCAGAGCGAGATCCTGGACGGCAAGGGCCAGGGCGGCATCGTGCTCGAGCGCGCATCGGGCCCGGTGACGATCGAAAAGACGCTGGTCGCGCGTAACCAGCAAGCAGGGATCGCGGTGCTGAGCTCGAAGGCGATCATCTTGCAGAGCGAGGTGATGGACACGATCGGCACGGGCGGCTCGAGCCGGGCCGAGGGCATCGTCGTGGCCGAGCTCGTCGAGGGCGGCGTGTCGATGGGCACCGCCGACGCGCAGATCGAGGGCAACACGATCAGCGGCAACGACCGCACGGGCGTCGTCTTCGCAGGCAATACGCGAGGGATCATCCTGCAGAACAACCTCGTGGGCAATGGCGACAATACCGCATTCGGTGCCGGCATCTGGCTGCAGGGCGGGGCCGGCGCCGATTCGGGAGGCATCCGGATCGAGGGCAACACGCTCGGCGAGAACCATTTCGTGGGCATCGGCGTCACGAGCGGCAGCCGGGCGATCATCCTCCAGAAGAACAACATCTCGGGCACGCTCGGGGACACGTGGATGAACGAGGCCGGCATCGCGGTGTCCCTCGGCGACGGCATCGGGGTGTTCAAGGACGCACGCGTCGAGATCACGGGAAACGACATCGAGCGCAACGCGCGCGCCGGCATCGTCCTCGACGCCGCCTCGGCAGAGAGCGTCGTGCGGGAGAACATGCTCACGGAGAACGGCATCATTCTGCAGAACATGCCGGACATCGATCTCTCGACGAACCACGTCGACGAGGTCGAAGGCCCCGTGATCATGGACCACCCGCTGATGGCGGTCGCGACGCCGCAGGGCGACATGGCCTTCTAG